One genomic window of Halobellus limi includes the following:
- a CDS encoding chemotaxis protein CheD, translated as MKVYTTDRSNDRSEPERIKVGVADYAVAHAGSTLVTSGLGSCVGIALADVEAGVAGLAHAMLPSASAELKREEAADDVHPDVWKYVDTAVPELVRELADAGAERARIEGRLAGGSAMFEFESSAGAVGERNVAAAREALDASGIPLIDSDIGGDYGRSLSFDVEAGELSIRRAHGETHVI; from the coding sequence ATGAAGGTCTACACCACCGACCGATCGAACGACAGATCCGAACCCGAACGGATCAAAGTCGGCGTCGCCGACTACGCGGTCGCCCACGCGGGGTCGACCCTCGTGACCAGCGGTCTCGGTTCCTGCGTCGGGATCGCGCTCGCGGACGTCGAGGCCGGCGTGGCTGGCCTCGCACACGCGATGTTGCCCTCCGCGAGCGCGGAACTCAAGCGGGAAGAGGCCGCAGACGACGTCCACCCGGACGTCTGGAAGTACGTCGATACCGCGGTCCCCGAACTCGTCCGCGAACTGGCCGACGCCGGTGCCGAGCGGGCCCGAATCGAGGGACGCCTCGCCGGCGGGAGCGCGATGTTCGAGTTCGAATCCAGCGCCGGTGCGGTCGGAGAGCGCAACGTCGCCGCGGCCCGTGAGGCGCTGGACGCCAGTGGGATCCCGCTGATCGACAGCGACATCGGCGGCGACTACGGCCGCTCGCTGTCGTTCGACGTGGAGGCGGGCGAACTCTCGATCCGTCGCGCCCACGGCGAGACGCACGTCATCTAG
- a CDS encoding RIO1 family regulatory kinase/ATPase domain-containing protein gives MELRRLLRGRVEWSRLEAVAREIRDRYDRDEVRVRFLDADNWLSTPMVVDDRWFVKVISRQNSIVHGLFTTGRNLGAFSSGTEGFFEHFETPVEMAQHELEATRRMREVGLNAPEPIEAFEVDGLGVLVLEYLPDFRTLDELDEAAEADLAPKLFASLRRMHDHDLLHGDLRAENVLILEEEIYFIDATNVREGGASDAKSYDVACALGALEPLIGGKRTVEAASTAFEPDELLAATRFLDFVNIRPDHDFDAAVLKGEVEKRASSP, from the coding sequence ATGGAACTCCGGCGTCTCCTTCGCGGTCGGGTCGAGTGGTCGCGGCTGGAGGCCGTCGCTCGCGAGATCCGCGACCGGTACGACCGCGACGAGGTCAGGGTCCGGTTTCTCGACGCCGACAACTGGCTCTCGACGCCGATGGTGGTCGACGACCGGTGGTTCGTGAAGGTCATCTCCCGGCAGAACTCCATCGTCCACGGCCTGTTCACCACGGGGCGAAACCTCGGTGCGTTCTCCTCGGGGACCGAGGGGTTCTTCGAGCACTTCGAGACGCCCGTCGAGATGGCACAGCACGAACTCGAAGCGACGCGACGGATGCGGGAGGTGGGACTCAACGCGCCGGAACCGATCGAGGCGTTCGAGGTCGACGGCCTCGGGGTGCTCGTCTTAGAGTACCTCCCCGACTTCCGGACGCTCGACGAACTCGACGAGGCGGCCGAGGCCGACCTCGCGCCGAAGCTCTTCGCCTCGCTGCGGCGGATGCACGACCACGACCTCCTCCACGGCGACCTCCGCGCGGAGAACGTGCTCATCCTCGAGGAGGAGATCTACTTCATCGACGCGACGAACGTCCGCGAGGGCGGCGCGTCGGACGCGAAGTCCTACGACGTCGCGTGCGCGCTCGGGGCGCTCGAACCGCTGATCGGCGGCAAGCGGACGGTCGAGGCCGCCTCGACCGCGTTCGAGCCCGACGAACTGCTCGCGGCCACGCGCTTTCTCGACTTCGTCAACATCCGTCCGGATCACGACTTCGACGCGGCGGTGCTGAAAGGCGAGGTCGAAAAGCGCGCGTCGTCGCCGTAG
- a CDS encoding archaellin/type IV pilin N-terminal domain-containing protein, producing the protein MFEIFNKDERGQVGIGTLIVFIAMVLVAAIAAGVLVNTAGFLQATAEDAGQESVNKVTNRVDVVNTHGQVQDSSIENITMTVRLAAGSGAVDMNETSIKYISDETVQTLTNTTAGAAKGNADDTNFALTKITDDDGSFGVLNSQEDRYNVHINATAIEGSSGLDTGEQVRLDITSRTGGTTQVILTMPQQLAGKDDGEPVEL; encoded by the coding sequence ATGTTTGAAATCTTTAACAAAGACGAACGCGGTCAAGTCGGTATCGGCACGCTCATCGTGTTCATCGCGATGGTCCTCGTCGCCGCGATCGCGGCGGGCGTCCTCGTGAACACCGCCGGCTTCCTCCAAGCGACTGCGGAGGACGCGGGTCAAGAGAGCGTCAACAAGGTCACGAACCGGGTCGACGTCGTGAATACTCACGGTCAGGTCCAAGACTCGTCGATCGAGAACATCACGATGACTGTCAGACTCGCCGCCGGGTCCGGGGCGGTCGATATGAACGAGACTTCGATCAAGTATATCAGCGACGAAACGGTTCAGACGCTGACGAACACAACGGCGGGAGCGGCTAAAGGAAACGCAGATGACACTAACTTTGCCCTGACGAAGATTACCGACGATGATGGCTCGTTCGGCGTTCTCAACAGCCAGGAGGACCGCTACAACGTCCACATCAACGCCACTGCCATCGAAGGTAGTAGCGGGCTCGATACGGGCGAACAGGTTCGTCTCGACATCACGAGCCGCACTGGCGGGACGACGCAGGTTATCCTGACGATGCCCCAGCAGCTCGCTGGCAAGGACGACGGCGAACCGGTCGAGCTCTAA
- a CDS encoding ArsR/SmtB family transcription factor, which produces MESDRTLAALGNEYNPDILRAADEAHSAQEFSDMLDIPIATCYRRIEELTGAGLLELHDRVLSDEHRRTNVYRRDIDEIVISFDGNDLNVQVTERPEVKNKLDDVWRKISQE; this is translated from the coding sequence ATGGAGTCTGACAGGACGCTCGCCGCGCTCGGGAACGAATACAATCCCGACATCTTGCGCGCTGCCGACGAGGCCCACTCTGCACAGGAGTTCAGCGACATGCTCGACATCCCGATCGCGACGTGCTACCGCCGGATCGAGGAACTCACGGGGGCCGGACTGCTCGAGCTACACGACCGCGTCCTCTCGGACGAACACCGCCGGACGAACGTCTACCGCCGCGACATCGACGAGATCGTCATCAGTTTCGACGGCAACGATCTCAACGTCCAGGTGACAGAGCGCCCCGAAGTGAAGAACAAACTCGACGACGTCTGGCGGAAGATCTCACAGGAGTGA
- the cheY gene encoding chemotaxis protein CheY, with amino-acid sequence MARSVLVVDDSAFMRNLLKQLLEDDHDVVGEAENGVEAVELYRELDPDVVTMDVVMPIRNGIEATSEIKSIDPDSSVIMCTSVGQEEKMRQAVEAGADGYITKPFQKPNVLEAIDDVVGVEA; translated from the coding sequence ATGGCACGCTCCGTACTGGTGGTGGACGATTCGGCGTTTATGCGGAACCTCCTGAAGCAGTTACTCGAGGACGATCACGACGTCGTCGGCGAGGCCGAGAACGGCGTCGAGGCGGTCGAACTCTACCGCGAACTCGACCCGGACGTGGTCACGATGGACGTCGTGATGCCGATCCGGAACGGCATCGAGGCGACCTCGGAGATCAAGTCGATCGATCCCGACTCCTCGGTGATTATGTGCACCTCCGTCGGTCAGGAAGAGAAGATGCGACAGGCGGTCGAAGCGGGGGCCGACGGCTACATCACGAAACCGTTCCAGAAGCCGAACGTCCTCGAGGCCATCGACGACGTGGTGGGCGTCGAAGCATGA
- a CDS encoding universal stress protein → MYDRILVPTDGSDCADRAVEHAIDIASQYDAELHVLSVVDTRDVSHSAPAISPDQVQQTLRDRAESVVEEVAERAEAAGVDAVTAVEPGVPDDAVVEYAADEDCDLIVMGTHGRTGLERYLLGSVTERTVRRSSVPVLTVRGTDEDDA, encoded by the coding sequence ATGTACGATCGTATTCTGGTGCCGACGGACGGCAGCGACTGTGCGGACCGCGCGGTCGAGCACGCAATCGACATCGCGAGCCAGTACGACGCCGAGTTGCACGTGCTCTCGGTCGTCGACACCCGCGACGTGAGTCACAGCGCCCCCGCGATCAGCCCCGACCAGGTCCAGCAGACGCTCCGAGACCGCGCCGAATCGGTGGTCGAGGAGGTCGCCGAGCGCGCCGAAGCGGCGGGCGTCGACGCCGTCACCGCCGTCGAACCGGGGGTTCCCGACGACGCCGTCGTCGAGTACGCCGCCGACGAGGACTGCGATCTGATCGTGATGGGGACTCACGGGCGGACCGGCCTGGAACGGTACCTGCTGGGCAGCGTGACCGAGCGGACCGTGCGGCGGTCGTCGGTCCCGGTCCTGACGGTCCGCGGCACCGACGAGGACGACGCGTGA
- a CDS encoding chemotaxis protein CheC: protein MNLDVQSLRTFSRLAHSGAEEAAGSLTTLTGFDARVAVTKVEMATRDDVEREFRERDLVSVHIGFSGAIEGHTVLAFDRDRAVSLVDALVPGASDDPNSDLATSGLKELGNIMLGGFIDGWADFLGDSIDITTPTYVELDAGRSLQDVVGAADTPDGSTDIGGGATDAAVLDGSTAAIDSDHVLAFRNHLETVDEEAGFYIYMLPTQASVETIVDVAGDADDAIPVETFTSFSQMISEGAGQASEDLTAMTGIETNVDVSRLSFVPVEGVPMELTDDARRGVVLEFSGTPSGYIAILFDPESAESVADALMPGMESDPAMRKSALQEIGNIVTSGFLDGWANALETTIEISPPRYVDDIASAIVDPLVTELARTQDYAFLIDSAIATPDETFTCDIYALPDERELRAAFDQLAPEAN from the coding sequence ATGAACCTCGACGTCCAGTCGCTTCGGACCTTCAGCCGCCTCGCCCACTCCGGAGCCGAGGAGGCGGCGGGGTCGCTCACGACGCTCACCGGGTTCGACGCGCGGGTCGCCGTCACGAAAGTCGAGATGGCGACCCGCGACGACGTCGAACGGGAGTTCCGCGAGCGTGATCTCGTCTCGGTTCACATCGGTTTCTCGGGTGCGATCGAGGGCCACACCGTCCTCGCCTTCGACCGCGATCGCGCCGTCTCGCTCGTCGACGCGCTCGTCCCCGGCGCGTCCGACGACCCGAACAGCGACCTGGCGACGAGCGGGCTGAAAGAGCTCGGAAACATCATGCTCGGCGGGTTCATCGACGGCTGGGCCGACTTCCTCGGGGATTCGATCGACATCACCACCCCGACGTACGTCGAACTGGACGCCGGACGCTCGCTGCAGGACGTCGTCGGAGCTGCGGACACCCCGGACGGTTCCACCGACATCGGGGGCGGAGCGACCGACGCCGCGGTTCTCGACGGGTCCACGGCCGCGATCGACTCCGATCACGTCCTCGCGTTCCGAAACCACCTCGAAACGGTGGACGAGGAGGCGGGGTTCTACATCTATATGCTCCCGACGCAGGCGTCCGTCGAGACGATCGTCGACGTAGCCGGCGACGCGGACGATGCGATCCCCGTCGAGACGTTCACCTCGTTCTCGCAGATGATCTCCGAGGGCGCGGGACAGGCGTCTGAAGACCTCACGGCGATGACCGGGATCGAGACGAACGTCGACGTGAGCCGGTTGAGCTTCGTTCCGGTCGAAGGCGTGCCGATGGAACTGACCGACGACGCCAGACGCGGCGTCGTCTTGGAGTTCAGCGGAACGCCGTCCGGATACATCGCCATCCTCTTCGACCCCGAGTCCGCCGAGAGCGTCGCCGACGCCCTGATGCCGGGGATGGAGTCGGACCCGGCGATGCGAAAGAGCGCCTTACAGGAGATCGGTAACATCGTCACCTCCGGGTTCCTCGACGGCTGGGCGAACGCCCTGGAGACGACGATCGAGATCTCGCCGCCGCGGTACGTCGACGACATCGCTTCGGCGATCGTGGACCCGCTGGTGACGGAGCTCGCCCGGACGCAGGATTACGCGTTCCTCATCGACTCGGCGATCGCGACGCCGGACGAGACGTTCACCTGCGACATCTACGCGCTGCCCGACGAGCGGGAACTCCGCGCAGCGTTCGACCAGCTCGCGCCCGAGGCGAACTGA
- a CDS encoding RAD55 family ATPase produces the protein MPEFVKTGIEGLDSILNGGIVKNAAVLVSGNPGTGKSILGLQYLYNGVEMFDEGGIYLTFEETKDDISEAAESIGFDRWDEFVESGQIKVYDKRTLLRSGDFSSTLDTILDDLQDTQYDRLVLDSLTMFQLFFENEQEQRQYLLKFIDILKDSGLTSILTMEQSAVFPDTEIGLENFLTDGNIYLIQSPAGSTSNRYIWVAKMRKQPIKNSMFPLEIDEGGIEVYEQAAGFSMMGDTPPMFGEEDPGGLE, from the coding sequence ATGCCAGAATTCGTCAAGACCGGAATCGAGGGCCTCGATTCGATCCTCAACGGGGGAATCGTCAAGAACGCTGCCGTGCTCGTCAGCGGCAACCCCGGCACCGGAAAGAGCATCCTCGGGCTCCAGTACCTCTACAACGGCGTCGAGATGTTCGACGAGGGCGGGATCTACCTCACCTTCGAGGAGACGAAAGACGACATCAGCGAGGCCGCCGAATCGATCGGCTTCGACCGCTGGGACGAGTTCGTCGAATCGGGTCAGATCAAGGTGTACGACAAGCGGACGCTGCTCCGTAGCGGCGACTTCTCCTCGACGCTCGATACGATTCTCGACGACCTCCAGGACACCCAGTACGACCGACTCGTCCTCGACTCGCTGACGATGTTTCAGCTCTTCTTCGAGAACGAGCAGGAACAGCGGCAGTACCTCCTCAAGTTCATCGACATCCTGAAAGACAGCGGGCTCACCTCGATCCTGACGATGGAGCAGTCGGCGGTCTTCCCCGACACCGAGATCGGCCTGGAGAACTTCCTCACCGACGGGAACATCTACCTCATCCAGTCACCCGCTGGCTCGACGTCGAACCGATACATCTGGGTCGCGAAGATGCGCAAACAGCCGATCAAGAACTCGATGTTTCCCCTCGAAATCGACGAGGGCGGCATCGAGGTCTACGAGCAGGCGGCCGGCTTCTCGATGATGGGGGACACGCCCCCGATGTTCGGCGAAGAGGATCCCGGCGGCTTGGAGTAG
- a CDS encoding FlaD/FlaE family flagellar protein — protein sequence MGFDGAARGRRRDRPRGERPRDRDARSDPPRRRDSGFGSPDDVGRFQFDTEIRERPRGRAGEALRQNQLEQLLVHETAAGDGGLTKPYLGSLPDAYVAERLVFDWLEFLVLKGGYKRTMDALRYYHTVEWLTEGVEAELQDYLVGFSGEVSETTEYDVDDHHLSLVYIARLASMT from the coding sequence CTGGGCTTCGACGGAGCGGCTCGGGGGCGGCGGCGCGACCGTCCCCGCGGGGAACGGCCCCGAGATCGAGACGCCCGATCTGACCCCCCTCGGCGACGGGATTCCGGGTTCGGTTCGCCCGACGACGTCGGCCGGTTCCAGTTCGATACGGAGATTCGAGAGCGCCCGCGCGGGCGCGCCGGCGAAGCACTCCGGCAGAACCAGCTCGAACAGCTCCTCGTGCACGAGACCGCCGCGGGCGACGGCGGGCTGACGAAACCGTACCTGGGATCGCTTCCCGACGCCTACGTCGCCGAACGCCTCGTGTTCGACTGGCTCGAGTTCCTCGTCCTGAAGGGCGGGTACAAGCGGACGATGGACGCGCTGCGGTACTACCACACCGTCGAGTGGCTCACCGAGGGCGTCGAGGCCGAACTGCAGGACTACCTCGTGGGCTTCTCCGGCGAGGTCTCTGAGACGACCGAGTACGACGTCGACGACCACCACCTGAGCCTCGTCTACATCGCGCGGCTGGCCTCGATGACGTAG
- a CDS encoding DUF7500 family protein has protein sequence MAPADPPDDAPPSARTEEGVVRPDELDYTSSERVAELSDGRYVVATDNDDAPSTEGADEAGASDEDGTPDDRGTLARQQMARYVSESGSDYGFALTAAFDGDVAQHERFTDDLAAGFGELVTWYVEQIDTEASPAEAIGILLLASETTVTYPANTLAAVLREHGLSMDDSIADLIEALRDERLQIPADE, from the coding sequence ATGGCTCCCGCGGATCCTCCCGACGACGCGCCGCCGAGCGCGCGGACAGAGGAGGGTGTCGTCCGGCCCGACGAACTCGATTACACCAGTTCCGAGCGCGTGGCGGAGCTCTCGGACGGTCGGTACGTCGTCGCGACTGACAACGACGACGCGCCGTCGACGGAGGGGGCCGACGAGGCGGGCGCCTCCGACGAGGACGGAACGCCCGACGACCGGGGGACGCTCGCTCGCCAGCAGATGGCTCGATACGTCTCCGAGAGCGGGTCGGACTACGGGTTCGCCCTCACGGCCGCATTCGACGGTGACGTCGCCCAGCACGAGCGGTTCACCGACGACCTCGCAGCGGGGTTCGGGGAGCTGGTCACCTGGTACGTCGAACAGATCGATACGGAAGCCTCGCCGGCCGAGGCGATCGGCATCCTCCTGTTGGCATCGGAGACGACCGTCACCTACCCTGCGAATACTCTTGCTGCAGTCCTCCGCGAGCACGGGCTTTCGATGGACGACTCCATCGCGGACCTGATCGAGGCGCTCAGGGACGAACGCCTTCAGATACCGGCCGACGAGTAG
- a CDS encoding archaellin/type IV pilin N-terminal domain-containing protein translates to MFEENDADRGQVGIGTLIVFIAMVLVAAIAAGVLVNTAGFLQATAEDAGQESVDKVTNRLDVVSTHGIVNTSSDGSNTIDTLNLTVRMAAGSGSVDINSTTIKYLSGSTARTLTNNHTVSGQDGLTDFENLSNDEFAVTSLDDDDSSFPVLNEQSDRYEIRIDTSTVEGPGVNGTSTGDTVKLDVTTRSGGTTQVILTMPQQLAGKDDGDPVPL, encoded by the coding sequence ATGTTCGAAGAAAACGACGCCGACCGTGGTCAGGTCGGCATTGGAACGCTCATCGTGTTCATCGCGATGGTCCTCGTCGCCGCGATCGCGGCGGGCGTCCTCGTGAACACCGCCGGCTTCCTCCAAGCGACCGCGGAGGACGCGGGTCAAGAGAGCGTCGATAAGGTGACGAATAGGCTCGACGTGGTCAGTACACACGGGATTGTGAACACGTCGTCCGACGGGAGTAATACGATCGACACGCTGAATCTGACGGTTCGGATGGCGGCCGGATCGGGAAGTGTCGACATAAATTCGACGACGATCAAGTACCTGAGTGGATCGACCGCTCGGACGCTGACGAACAATCACACCGTGAGTGGACAGGACGGCCTAACGGATTTCGAGAACCTGAGTAACGACGAGTTCGCCGTGACGTCGCTCGACGACGACGACAGTTCGTTCCCGGTACTCAACGAGCAGTCGGATCGCTACGAAATCCGGATCGACACGTCGACCGTGGAGGGACCGGGAGTCAACGGGACCTCGACCGGCGATACGGTGAAACTCGATGTTACCACGCGCAGCGGCGGGACGACGCAGGTCATCCTGACGATGCCCCAACAGCTCGCTGGCAAGGACGACGGTGACCCGGTCCCCCTCTAA